Proteins co-encoded in one Mycobacterium mantenii genomic window:
- a CDS encoding alpha/beta hydrolase, whose amino-acid sequence MGMSLSRRGKIARTLLICTSMAAVALLLAGCVRIVVGRAVMSGPKLGQAVEWTPCRAANPKVKLPAGALCGKLAVPVDYDHLDGDVATLAMIRFPATGDKIGSLVINPGGPGESGIEAALGVVQSLPKKVRERFDLVGFDPRGVGASRPAVWCNSDADNDRLRTEPNVDYSPAGVAHMEDETKQFVGRCIDKMGKNFLANIGTVNVARDLDAIRAALGDDKLTYLGYSYGTRIGSAYAEAFPHNVRAMILDGAVDPNADQIEADLRQAKGFQDAFNGYAADCAKQPTCPLGTDPAKAVDVYHSLVDPLVDPNNPMVGRTVPTNDPRGLGYSDAIIGTIMALYSPNLWHHLTDGLSELVDHHGDTLLALADMYMRRDSHGHYTNATDARVAVNCVDQPPITDRAKVIDEDRRSREVAPFMSYGQFTGNAPLGTCAFWPVPPTSKPHTISAPGLAPTVVVSTTHDPATPYKAGVDLANELRSSLLTYDGTQHTVVFQGDGCIDNYVTAYLVGGSIPPDGAKC is encoded by the coding sequence ATTGGCATGAGCCTGTCTCGCCGCGGCAAGATCGCGCGCACGCTGCTGATCTGTACGTCGATGGCAGCCGTCGCGCTACTGCTGGCGGGCTGTGTCCGCATCGTGGTGGGGCGCGCCGTCATGTCCGGGCCGAAGCTGGGCCAGGCGGTGGAGTGGACGCCGTGCCGGGCGGCCAACCCGAAGGTCAAGCTCCCGGCCGGCGCACTGTGCGGCAAACTGGCCGTGCCGGTCGACTACGACCACCTCGACGGCGACGTGGCAACGCTGGCGATGATCCGTTTCCCCGCGACCGGAGACAAGATCGGCTCGCTGGTGATCAACCCGGGCGGGCCGGGGGAGTCCGGCATCGAAGCGGCGCTGGGTGTCGTCCAGTCGTTGCCCAAGAAGGTCCGCGAACGGTTCGACCTCGTCGGCTTCGACCCCCGCGGGGTGGGAGCGTCGCGCCCGGCGGTCTGGTGTAACTCCGATGCCGACAACGATCGGCTGCGCACCGAGCCCAACGTCGACTACAGCCCGGCGGGTGTGGCCCACATGGAGGACGAGACCAAGCAGTTCGTCGGCCGCTGCATCGACAAGATGGGCAAGAACTTCCTGGCCAATATCGGAACCGTCAACGTCGCACGGGATCTCGATGCCATCCGCGCGGCGCTCGGCGACGACAAGCTGACCTACCTCGGCTACTCCTATGGCACCCGGATCGGCTCGGCGTACGCCGAGGCCTTCCCGCACAACGTGCGGGCGATGATCCTCGACGGCGCCGTCGACCCCAACGCCGATCAGATCGAGGCCGACCTTCGTCAGGCCAAGGGATTTCAGGACGCGTTCAACGGCTACGCCGCCGATTGCGCGAAGCAACCGACCTGCCCGCTGGGCACCGATCCGGCCAAAGCGGTCGACGTCTACCACAGCCTGGTCGACCCTTTGGTCGACCCGAACAACCCGATGGTGGGCCGGACGGTTCCGACGAACGATCCACGCGGACTGGGCTACAGCGACGCGATCATCGGCACCATCATGGCGCTGTACTCGCCGAACCTGTGGCATCACCTGACCGACGGCCTGTCCGAACTCGTCGACCATCACGGCGACACCCTGCTCGCGCTGGCCGACATGTACATGCGCCGCGACTCGCACGGCCACTACACCAACGCCACCGACGCGCGGGTAGCGGTCAACTGCGTGGACCAGCCGCCGATCACCGACCGCGCCAAGGTGATTGACGAAGACCGCCGCTCCCGCGAGGTCGCACCGTTCATGAGCTACGGGCAGTTCACCGGTAACGCACCGCTGGGCACCTGCGCGTTCTGGCCGGTGCCGCCAACCAGCAAGCCGCACACCATTTCCGCGCCGGGGCTGGCGCCCACGGTGGTGGTGTCGACGACCCACGATCCGGCCACTCCGTACAAGGCGGGCGTCGACCTGGCCAACGAGCTGCGCAGCTCGCTGCTCACCTACGACGGCACCCAGCACACCGTGGTCTTCCAGGGCGACGGCTGCATCGACAACTACGTGACGGCGTATCTGGTCGGCGGCTCCATCCCGCCCGACGGCGCCAAGTGCTAG
- the panB gene encoding 3-methyl-2-oxobutanoate hydroxymethyltransferase, producing the protein MSEHNVYGANSPAQPEKPRTKIRTHHLQRMKAEGHKWAMLTAYDYSTARIFDEAGIPVLLVGDSAANVVYGYDTTVPVSIDELIPLVRGVVRGAPHALVVADLPFGSYEAGPAAALAAATRFMKEGGAHAVKLEGGERVAEQIACLTAAGIPVMAHIGFTPQSVNGLGGFRVQGRGDAAEQTVHDAIAVAEAGAFAVVMEMVPAELATQITGKLTIPTVGIGAGPNCDGQVLVWQDMAGMSSGKAARFVKRFANVGDELRRAAGQYAEEVAGGVFPADEHCF; encoded by the coding sequence ATGTCTGAGCATAACGTTTACGGTGCCAACTCGCCTGCACAGCCCGAAAAGCCGCGGACCAAGATCCGCACCCACCACCTGCAGAGGATGAAGGCCGAAGGCCACAAGTGGGCGATGCTCACGGCCTACGACTATTCGACCGCCCGCATTTTCGACGAGGCCGGCATCCCGGTCCTGCTGGTCGGCGACTCGGCGGCCAACGTGGTGTACGGCTACGACACCACGGTGCCCGTGTCGATCGACGAGTTGATTCCGCTGGTGCGCGGCGTGGTGCGGGGTGCCCCGCACGCGCTGGTCGTCGCCGACCTGCCGTTCGGCAGCTACGAGGCAGGGCCGGCCGCCGCGCTGGCCGCCGCCACCCGGTTCATGAAGGAGGGCGGCGCACACGCGGTCAAGCTCGAGGGCGGCGAACGGGTGGCCGAGCAGATCGCCTGCCTGACCGCCGCCGGTATTCCGGTGATGGCGCACATCGGGTTCACCCCGCAAAGCGTGAACGGTCTGGGCGGCTTCCGGGTGCAGGGCCGTGGTGACGCGGCGGAGCAGACGGTGCACGATGCGATCGCCGTCGCCGAAGCCGGCGCATTCGCCGTCGTCATGGAGATGGTGCCGGCCGAATTGGCCACCCAGATCACCGGCAAGCTGACCATCCCGACCGTCGGGATCGGCGCCGGACCCAACTGCGACGGCCAGGTCCTGGTTTGGCAGGACATGGCCGGAATGAGCAGCGGAAAGGCGGCGCGATTCGTCAAGCGATTCGCGAACGTCGGCGACGAATTGCGCCGGGCCGCTGGCCAATACGCGGAAGAGGTGGCCGGCGGGGTCTTTCCCGCCGACGAGCACTGCTTCTGA
- a CDS encoding glycoside hydrolase 5 family protein: protein MRRRSVLAVPLLVAGGMALTPTPRASAAPPRTSPQASRWSPERANRWYQAQGWPVGVNYITSSAVNQLEMFQRETFDARRIDTELGWAQTNGFNAIRVFLHDQLWAQDYRGFQGRLAQFVDIAARHGIKPLFVLFDSCWDPFPQPGPQRAPRPGIHNSGWVQSPGAARLDDRGYLRTMRGYVTGVLTQFRNDDRILGWDLWNEPDNPADAYAAVERKDKVDLVAQLLPQVFEWARLVDPCQPLTSAVWHGEWADPGRRSVISGIQLDNSDVITFHSYAEPAEFERRIAELVPHGRPILCTEYMARPLGSTVQGILPIAKRAGVGAFNWGLVAGKTQTYFPWDSWDQPNPDPAMPQEWFHDLMGHDGRPFRDTEIQAILQLSDLAMHLQPPPAAG, encoded by the coding sequence GTGCGCCGCCGATCGGTGTTGGCGGTGCCGCTGCTGGTGGCAGGAGGCATGGCTCTGACACCGACACCGCGCGCGTCCGCAGCACCGCCTCGCACCTCCCCGCAAGCAAGCCGATGGTCACCCGAGCGCGCCAACCGCTGGTATCAGGCGCAAGGCTGGCCGGTCGGCGTGAACTACATCACGTCCAGCGCCGTCAACCAGCTGGAGATGTTCCAGCGCGAGACCTTCGACGCCCGGCGTATCGATACCGAACTGGGCTGGGCGCAAACCAACGGGTTCAACGCGATCCGGGTCTTCCTGCACGATCAGCTGTGGGCGCAGGACTACCGCGGGTTTCAGGGCCGTCTCGCCCAATTCGTCGACATCGCCGCACGCCACGGCATCAAACCGCTGTTCGTCCTGTTCGATTCGTGTTGGGATCCGTTTCCCCAACCGGGCCCCCAGCGCGCGCCGCGGCCGGGCATCCACAACTCCGGCTGGGTGCAAAGCCCCGGGGCGGCGCGCCTGGACGATCGTGGCTACCTGCGCACCATGCGCGGTTACGTCACCGGAGTCCTCACGCAATTCCGCAATGACGATCGCATCCTGGGCTGGGACCTGTGGAACGAGCCGGACAACCCCGCCGACGCCTACGCCGCGGTGGAGCGGAAAGACAAGGTGGACCTCGTCGCCCAGCTGCTGCCCCAGGTGTTCGAGTGGGCGCGGTTGGTCGACCCCTGTCAGCCGTTGACCAGTGCCGTCTGGCACGGCGAGTGGGCCGACCCCGGTCGGCGCAGCGTGATCAGCGGCATCCAGCTCGACAACTCCGACGTCATCACGTTTCACTCCTATGCCGAGCCGGCGGAGTTCGAGAGGCGCATCGCCGAGCTCGTCCCGCATGGCCGCCCGATCCTGTGCACCGAGTACATGGCCCGGCCGCTGGGCAGCACGGTGCAAGGCATCCTGCCGATCGCGAAGCGCGCCGGCGTCGGCGCGTTCAACTGGGGATTGGTCGCCGGAAAGACGCAGACCTACTTCCCCTGGGATTCCTGGGACCAGCCGAACCCGGACCCCGCCATGCCCCAGGAGTGGTTTCACGACCTAATGGGCCACGATGGACGGCCATTCCGCGACACCGAGATTCAGGCGATCCTTCAGTTGAGCGATCTGGCGATGCACCTGCAGCCGCCGCCAGCGGCCGGCTGA
- a CDS encoding heme-binding protein encodes MAAGAVGVAMLFSTTGSAAADPPMDDPEPAPSAQPNCTAADLAQVSSGVAAATSAYLFTHPDVNAYFTSLKGQPRDDMRAQLKQYMDANPQTHADLEGIRQPLTDFQNRCR; translated from the coding sequence ATGGCGGCCGGCGCGGTCGGTGTGGCAATGCTTTTCTCGACGACGGGTTCGGCTGCCGCGGATCCGCCGATGGACGATCCGGAACCGGCGCCCTCGGCGCAACCGAATTGCACGGCGGCCGATCTTGCCCAGGTGTCCTCGGGTGTTGCCGCGGCGACGTCGGCGTATTTGTTCACCCATCCGGACGTCAACGCCTACTTCACCAGTCTGAAGGGGCAGCCACGCGACGACATGCGCGCACAGCTTAAGCAGTACATGGATGCCAACCCGCAGACCCACGCCGACCTCGAGGGCATTCGCCAGCCGTTGACCGACTTCCAGAACCGGTGCCGCTGA
- a CDS encoding CYTH and CHAD domain-containing protein — MPANAPQTSRHLEVERKFDVVESTVSPSFEGIAAVAHVEKSPTQTLDATYFDTPIHDLARNKITLRRRTGGSDAGWHLKLPAGPDARTEVRLPLDASSGNDTVPDELTDVVLAIVRDRPLQPVARITTRRDSQVLYDAAGTALAEFSNDHVTAWSTRGSEDTDSAPTEQEWREWELELLEASGLSNGTAGVELLNRLSNRLLDAGAAPAGHGSKLARVLGTAPPPDGGQPAGDPLQRAIAEQVRELLVWDRAVRADAYDSIHQMRVTTRKLRSLLRDYQDSFGLPEEGWVLDELRELAGILGVARDAEVLAERYERDLDGLAPELVRGPVRERLVGGARRRYQTGLRRSLIAMRSQRYFRLLDSLDLIAAQTPGAATAEEQAPVTIDAAYKKVRKAQKAAVQADREHPDDEHLRDEAIHRIRKRAKRLRYTASATGAAKVSERAKAVQSLLGDHQDSVVSREHLRQEAETAHAAGEDTFTYGLLYQREADLADRCRDDLDDALRELAKAVHKAGH, encoded by the coding sequence ATGCCTGCAAATGCGCCGCAGACCTCGCGTCATCTCGAGGTCGAGCGCAAGTTCGACGTGGTCGAATCCACCGTGTCGCCCTCGTTCGAGGGCATCGCCGCGGTTGCCCACGTCGAGAAGTCGCCGACGCAAACCCTGGATGCGACGTACTTCGACACGCCCATACACGATTTGGCGCGCAACAAGATCACCCTGCGCCGCCGCACCGGTGGCTCCGACGCGGGATGGCATCTGAAGCTTCCGGCCGGACCAGACGCGCGAACCGAGGTCCGCTTGCCGCTGGACGCATCAAGCGGAAACGACACCGTGCCCGACGAGTTGACGGACGTGGTGCTGGCGATCGTCCGCGACCGCCCGCTGCAGCCCGTCGCGCGTATCACCACCCGGCGCGACAGCCAGGTGCTGTACGACGCCGCGGGCACGGCGCTGGCCGAGTTCAGCAATGACCATGTCACCGCGTGGTCGACCCGGGGCTCCGAGGACACCGACTCGGCGCCGACCGAGCAGGAATGGCGCGAGTGGGAATTGGAGCTCCTGGAGGCGAGTGGGCTGTCCAACGGGACGGCCGGCGTCGAGCTGCTGAACCGGCTGAGCAATCGCCTGCTGGACGCCGGCGCCGCACCGGCCGGTCACGGCTCCAAGCTCGCGCGGGTGCTCGGTACCGCGCCGCCGCCCGACGGCGGTCAGCCGGCCGGGGATCCGTTGCAGCGCGCCATCGCCGAGCAGGTTCGCGAGCTGCTGGTGTGGGATCGCGCGGTGCGCGCCGACGCCTACGACTCCATTCACCAGATGCGGGTGACCACCCGCAAGCTGCGCAGCCTGCTGCGGGATTACCAGGATTCGTTCGGGTTGCCCGAGGAGGGGTGGGTCCTCGACGAGTTGCGTGAACTCGCCGGAATCCTGGGCGTGGCGCGCGACGCCGAGGTGCTCGCCGAGCGATACGAGCGTGACTTGGACGGGCTCGCACCGGAATTGGTGCGCGGGCCGGTGCGCGAACGTCTGGTCGGCGGCGCGCGGCGGCGCTACCAGACCGGGCTGCGCCGGTCGTTGATCGCGATGCGCTCGCAGCGATACTTCCGCTTGCTGGACTCCCTCGACCTGATCGCGGCTCAAACCCCCGGCGCCGCGACCGCCGAGGAACAGGCGCCGGTGACCATCGATGCCGCCTACAAGAAGGTCCGCAAGGCCCAGAAGGCCGCCGTCCAGGCCGACCGCGAGCACCCGGACGACGAACACCTGCGCGACGAGGCGATCCATCGGATCCGCAAGCGCGCCAAGCGGCTTCGCTACACCGCCTCCGCTACCGGCGCGGCCAAGGTATCCGAACGGGCCAAGGCCGTCCAGTCGCTGCTCGGTGACCACCAAGACAGCGTGGTCAGCCGCGAGCACCTGCGCCAGGAGGCCGAAACGGCGCACGCGGCCGGCGAGGACACCTTCACCTACGGGCTGTTGTATCAGCGTGAGGCCGACCTGGCCGATCGGTGCCGTGACGACCTCGACGACGCCCTGCGCGAACTCGCCAAAGCGGTGCACAAAGCGGGGCATTAG
- a CDS encoding 2OG-Fe(II) oxygenase, whose product MDRWRKRVDTGDWDAIAIAVGQYGGALLPRLVTSGEAARLRKLYADDDLFRSTIDMAPKRYGAGQYRYFHAPYPEPIEELKQALYPRLLPIARDWWGKLGRDAPWPERLDDWLATCHAAGQTRSTALMLKYGAGDWNALHRDLYGELIFPLQVVINLSDPDTDYTGGEFLLIEQRLRAQSRGLATQLPQGHGYVFTTRERPVRSARGWSAAPVRHGVSVVRSGQRYAMGLIFHDAA is encoded by the coding sequence ATGGACCGATGGAGAAAGCGTGTCGACACCGGCGATTGGGACGCCATCGCCATCGCGGTCGGCCAGTACGGCGGCGCGCTGCTGCCGCGGCTGGTCACGTCGGGTGAAGCGGCCCGGCTGCGCAAGCTCTACGCCGACGACGACCTTTTTCGGTCGACCATCGACATGGCGCCCAAACGCTATGGCGCGGGGCAATACCGCTATTTCCATGCGCCCTACCCCGAACCGATCGAAGAGCTCAAGCAGGCGCTCTATCCCCGGCTGCTGCCGATAGCGCGCGATTGGTGGGGCAAGCTCGGCCGGGACGCACCCTGGCCGGAACGCCTCGACGATTGGCTGGCGACCTGCCACGCCGCCGGCCAGACCCGATCCACCGCCCTGATGCTCAAATACGGTGCGGGCGACTGGAATGCGTTGCATCGGGATCTCTATGGCGAGTTGATCTTCCCCCTACAGGTCGTCATCAACCTGAGTGACCCGGACACCGACTACACCGGCGGCGAATTCCTGCTCATCGAGCAACGGCTGCGGGCCCAATCCCGCGGCCTGGCAACGCAACTGCCGCAGGGCCACGGGTATGTCTTCACCACCCGGGAGCGACCGGTGCGCTCGGCCCGGGGCTGGTCCGCGGCGCCGGTGCGGCACGGTGTCTCGGTCGTTCGCTCCGGCCAGCGTTACGCGATGGGGCTGATCTTCCACGACGCGGCGTAG
- a CDS encoding class I SAM-dependent methyltransferase, protein MENSCKPDDAQRFWEERYGSAERVWSGRVNPRLAEVAADLPAGRALDLGCGEGADALWLAERGWEVVAVDISATALRRATEAASARNLLACIDFQRHDLNESFPEGTFDLVSAQYLHSPARLERDGVLQRAAERVHRGGVLLIVDHGSAPPWAEHHDHHFAGIEEVLASVHLDAPRWTRLRTEAVDREMVGPNGEVETIADNLMVLRRIG, encoded by the coding sequence ATGGAGAATTCGTGCAAACCTGATGACGCCCAGCGGTTCTGGGAGGAGCGCTACGGCTCGGCGGAGCGGGTCTGGAGCGGGCGGGTCAATCCCCGCCTGGCCGAGGTGGCCGCCGATCTGCCGGCGGGCCGGGCGCTCGACCTGGGCTGCGGGGAAGGGGCCGACGCGCTGTGGCTGGCCGAGCGCGGTTGGGAGGTGGTGGCCGTCGACATCTCGGCCACCGCGCTGCGGCGCGCCACCGAGGCGGCCTCGGCGCGGAACCTGCTCGCATGCATCGACTTTCAGCGGCACGACCTCAACGAGAGTTTCCCCGAAGGGACATTCGATCTGGTGTCCGCGCAATATCTGCACTCGCCGGCACGGCTGGAACGAGACGGGGTGCTGCAACGGGCGGCCGAGCGGGTGCATCGTGGTGGTGTGCTGTTGATCGTCGACCATGGCTCGGCCCCGCCCTGGGCGGAGCATCACGATCACCACTTCGCCGGCATCGAGGAGGTTCTCGCGTCGGTGCACCTGGACGCACCGCGCTGGACGCGGCTGCGGACCGAGGCCGTCGACCGCGAAATGGTAGGCCCGAACGGGGAAGTCGAAACCATCGCCGACAACCTGATGGTGTTGCGACGAATCGGATAG
- a CDS encoding helix-turn-helix domain-containing protein, which yields MQAKTTSDIDLLVRRRLRELRVQRGLTLQEVGERTGIDVSTLSRLESGKRRLALDHLPRLARALSVSTDELLQTPPTPDPRVRGTAHTHHGVTYWPLTRQGPAGGLHAFKIRVSPRRRTPPADLPVHEGQDWMYVLSGRMRLILGDRDFTIDPGQAVEFSTWTPHWFSGVDGPVEAIVIFGPHGERLHLHS from the coding sequence ATGCAGGCAAAAACCACTTCCGATATCGACCTCCTGGTGCGCCGGCGACTTCGCGAACTGCGCGTGCAGCGCGGCTTGACGCTGCAGGAGGTCGGCGAGCGTACCGGGATCGACGTCTCGACGCTCAGCCGGCTCGAATCCGGGAAGCGCCGGCTGGCTTTGGATCACCTGCCGCGGCTGGCCCGGGCACTGTCGGTCAGCACCGACGAGCTGCTACAGACGCCGCCGACGCCCGACCCGCGGGTGCGCGGCACCGCGCACACTCACCACGGCGTCACCTATTGGCCGCTGACCCGTCAGGGCCCCGCCGGCGGCCTGCACGCGTTCAAAATTCGGGTCAGCCCGCGGCGCCGCACCCCGCCCGCCGACCTGCCGGTGCACGAGGGACAGGACTGGATGTACGTGCTTTCCGGGCGGATGCGGCTCATCCTGGGTGATCGCGACTTCACCATCGACCCTGGCCAAGCCGTCGAGTTCTCCACCTGGACGCCGCACTGGTTCTCCGGTGTGGACGGGCCGGTGGAGGCCATCGTGATCTTCGGACCGCACGGGGAGCGGCTCCACCTGCATAGTTGA
- a CDS encoding cytochrome P450, translating to MTEAESFVDQTVTGLAEPQPMYKALRESSPVFRSPQAVVLSRLDDIEMALKHTELFSSNMDAVDLGNVRPLIPLQIDPPEHAKYRRILDPLFTPREMARREPRVTELVNEMIDRFAGRGECDFHAEFAVPLPCTVFLQLLGLPLDDLDQFLVWKDGVIRPEGDSGFDRRHESSADVAQQIYDYFDRAIDDHIANPRDDVLSAMIAANFKDEASQRLSREELLDICFLFLIAGLDTVTDSLDCFFVYLARHPDHRHQLVEQPDVLPSAVEELLRWETPVPGVARVAIQDVEVGGCPISKGERVSPLLGAANTDPAEFPDPELVDFTRNPNRHRAFGGGPHRCLGSHLARMELRVALREFHRRIPDYEIKPGTELSYTAALRSVESLPLVFPAS from the coding sequence ATGACAGAAGCCGAAAGTTTCGTCGACCAGACGGTCACGGGGCTCGCGGAGCCGCAACCGATGTACAAGGCGCTGCGCGAATCCAGCCCCGTGTTCCGGTCCCCGCAGGCGGTCGTTCTCAGCCGCCTGGACGACATCGAAATGGCGCTCAAACATACCGAGCTGTTCTCGTCGAACATGGATGCGGTCGATCTAGGTAATGTGCGGCCGCTAATCCCACTCCAAATCGACCCGCCCGAGCATGCGAAGTACCGGCGCATCCTCGACCCGCTGTTCACTCCGCGGGAGATGGCCCGGCGCGAACCACGCGTCACCGAACTCGTCAACGAGATGATCGATCGTTTCGCCGGCCGGGGCGAGTGCGACTTCCACGCCGAGTTCGCGGTGCCGCTGCCCTGCACCGTCTTTTTGCAGCTGCTCGGCCTGCCGCTGGACGACCTCGACCAGTTCCTGGTCTGGAAGGACGGCGTGATCCGCCCCGAGGGCGACTCTGGTTTCGACCGCCGCCACGAGAGTTCCGCGGACGTGGCGCAGCAGATTTACGACTATTTCGACCGCGCCATCGACGACCATATTGCGAACCCACGCGACGACGTGCTGTCGGCGATGATCGCGGCGAATTTCAAAGACGAAGCGAGCCAACGACTATCGCGGGAGGAACTGCTCGACATCTGCTTCCTGTTCCTGATCGCCGGGCTGGACACGGTCACCGATTCGCTCGACTGTTTCTTCGTGTACCTGGCGCGTCACCCCGATCACCGTCATCAACTCGTCGAGCAGCCCGACGTCCTGCCCAGCGCCGTCGAGGAGTTGTTGCGCTGGGAGACGCCGGTACCCGGCGTCGCCCGGGTAGCCATCCAGGACGTCGAGGTGGGCGGGTGCCCGATCAGCAAGGGCGAACGGGTCAGCCCGTTACTGGGCGCGGCCAACACCGACCCGGCCGAATTCCCCGACCCGGAGCTGGTGGACTTCACCCGTAACCCCAACCGGCACCGGGCTTTCGGCGGCGGCCCGCACCGCTGCCTCGGGTCGCACCTGGCCCGCATGGAGTTGCGGGTGGCCTTGCGTGAATTTCACCGGCGCATACCGGATTACGAGATCAAGCCCGGCACCGAGCTGTCCTACACCGCCGCGCTGCGGTCGGTCGAGTCGCTGCCGCTGGTCTTTCCGGCGTCATGA
- a CDS encoding ferredoxin, protein MTRIAVDPDRCTGHGRCYSLAPDVFDADEAGYCLVLADEVSGELETQAVTAERNCPEGAITLAR, encoded by the coding sequence ATGACCCGCATAGCGGTTGACCCCGACCGGTGCACCGGGCACGGGCGCTGCTACTCCCTGGCGCCCGACGTCTTCGACGCCGACGAGGCCGGCTACTGCCTGGTGCTCGCCGACGAGGTTTCCGGCGAACTCGAAACGCAGGCCGTGACGGCCGAACGCAACTGCCCGGAGGGCGCCATCACTTTGGCCCGTTGA